In Myxocyprinus asiaticus isolate MX2 ecotype Aquarium Trade chromosome 16, UBuf_Myxa_2, whole genome shotgun sequence, a single window of DNA contains:
- the LOC127453881 gene encoding endoribonuclease ZC3H12A-like — MQSRCCHPPTSLGQDGPDLQMKVDFFRKLGYSPQEVKAALQKLGLGTDTNAVLGELVRSGAKALPSSNSDSDDSGFSLPYRGGSSSRGQGSRDVSLEASTEPDNNLKPIVIDGSNVAMSHGNKEVFSCRGIELAVSYFLERGHRHITVFVPSWRKEQPRPDVPISDQHILGELERKKILVFTPSRRVGGKRVVCYDDRFIVKLAHDLDGIIVSNDTYRDLQSERPEWKRSIEERLLMYSFVNDKFMPPDDPLGRHGPNLDNFLRKKTMLQDHKRQLCPYGKKCTYGIKCKFYHPERTKQSQRSLADELRENAKLSGSKEDSRGTGSLRGMYQRYDPGFGSCSPSLEQELEQKLNLESERNDSRDAMLHYCDEIFSMNKSLHPATDRTSLPPPFPTYPSSIFSSDSGLGSFSEPSQSLDELHRMRPSHPSISSSCGGSSNPALPAGGQHYHNNMSPFSNHQPNYSAYSSLPLSNPVQRYSLPTYIQPSGWSYPCYVQSMQTSSLPEPLPCPSFHRSVDGYGSQQHSGMQQSNAFQEERQELRKKLHAIFNPHHVDKVMEMFPQLKDPQQLAAEVLKLKSKGEFF, encoded by the exons ATGCAGTCGAGGTGTTGCCACCCACCCACCAGCCTGGGACAAGATGGCCCTGACCTGCAGATGAAGGTGGATTTCTTCCGTAAACTGGGTTACTCTCCACAGGAGGTGAAGGCCGCTCTGCAGAAGCTTGGCCTGGGCACAGACACCAATGCAGTACTGGGCGAGCTGGTTCGTTCGGGGGCGAAGGCCTTGCCCTCCTCTAACTCAGACAGTGACGATAGTGGCTTCAGTTTGCCATATCGTGGAGGAAGCTCTTCAAGGGGACAGGGCTCAAGAGACGTGTCGTTGGAGGCCTCCACTGAGCCTGACAATAATCTGAAACCTATAGTTATTGATGGCAGCAATGTGGCCATGAG tcATGGGAACAAGGAAGTGTTTTCATGCCGAGGGATTGAGCTGGCTGTCAGCTACTTCCTTGAGCGAGGACACAGGCATATTACTGTGTTTGTGCCCTCCTGGAGAAAAGAGCAGCCCAGGCCTGATGTGCCCATTTCAG ATCAACACATTTTAGGAGAGCTGGAGAGAAAGAAGATTCTTGTGTTTACGCCTTCACGACGGGTAGGAGGAAAGCGTGTGGTGTGCTATGATGATCGCTTCATTGTCAAGCTAGCTCATGACCTGGATGGCATTATAGTGTCCAACGACACATATCGCGACCTGCAGAGTGAACGGCCGGAGTGGAAACGTTCCATTGAAGAGAGATTGCTAATGTACTCCTTCGTCAATGACAA GTTTATGCCACCTGACGACCCTCTCGGCCGACATGGACCCAACTTGGATAATTTCCTTCGGAAAAAAACAATGTTACAAGACCACAAGCGCCAACTCTGTCCATATG GGAAAAAGTGCACATATGGTATCAAGTGTAAGTTCTACCACCCAGAGCGCACCAAGCAGTCGCAGCGCTCTCTAGCCGACGAGCTCAGAGAAAATGCCAAACTGTCTGGATCTAAAGAGGACAGTCGAGGAACTGGCTCATTAAGAGGCATGTACCAAAGATACGACCCTGGTTTTGGGTCCTGCTCTCCGTCTTTAGAGCAAGAACTGGAGCAGAAGCTCAATCTGGAATCTGAGAGAAATGACAGCAGGGATGCCATGCTCCATTACTGTGACGAGATTTTCTCCATGAACAAGTCCTTGCATCCAGCCACTGACCGGACCAGTCTCCCACCTCCATTCCCAACATACCCTTCATCCATTTTCAGTTCCGACTCTGGGCTCGGCTCCTTTTCAGAGCCGTCCCAGAGCCTGGATGAGTTACATAGGATGAGACCCAGTCATCCATCGATATCCAGTAGCTGTGGAGGTTCCTCAAACCCAGCTTTACCTGCAGGTGGCCAGCACTACCACAACAACATGAGTCCCTTCTCCAACCATCAGCCCAACTATAGTGCCTACAGCTCTCTACCTCTGTCCAACCCTGTCCAGCGTTACAGTCTTCCCACTTACATCCAGCCAAGCGGCTGGTCTTACCCTTGCTATGTACAATCGATGCAGACATCCAGTTTACCAGAACCTCTCCCCTGTCCTAGCTTCCATAGGTCTGTCGATGGTTATGGAAGCCAACAGCACTCAGGCATGCAACAGTCCAATGCTTTCCAAGAGGAACGCCAGGAGCTCAGGAAGAAGCTTCATGCGATTTTCAACCCACATCATGTAGACAAAGTTATGGAAATGTTCCCACAGCTAAAAGATCCACAGCAGCTGGCTGCAGAAGTTCTCAAGCTGAAGTCCAAGGGAGAGTTCTTTTGA